In one Haloarcula sp. DT43 genomic region, the following are encoded:
- a CDS encoding DUF5786 family protein, whose amino-acid sequence MGFGSYDESEQKDNDVDADDSDGVAVHENDHDGSVSFETEASTSDLVDKLGDMKDEDDEE is encoded by the coding sequence ATGGGCTTTGGTAGCTACGATGAATCCGAACAGAAGGACAACGACGTAGACGCGGACGACAGCGACGGCGTTGCGGTCCACGAGAACGACCACGACGGGTCGGTCTCCTTCGAGACGGAGGCATCGACGAGCGACCTCGTCGACAAGCTCGGCGACATGAAAGACGAAGACGACGAGGAGTAA
- a CDS encoding glutaredoxin family protein, whose amino-acid sequence MAFEPEELSPEEVTEQVDSVIADNEVVLFMKGNELMPQCGYSKKALGLLKQYREDIETVDVLKATDAYREALERHSGRETIPQTFVDGEFIGGSDILEQLDERGELAEKVGRESPF is encoded by the coding sequence ATGGCATTCGAGCCCGAAGAACTCTCGCCCGAAGAGGTCACAGAACAGGTCGACAGCGTCATCGCGGACAACGAGGTCGTGCTGTTCATGAAAGGCAACGAGCTGATGCCCCAGTGTGGCTACTCGAAGAAGGCGCTCGGCCTCCTGAAACAGTACCGCGAGGACATCGAGACGGTGGACGTCCTCAAAGCGACAGACGCCTACCGCGAGGCGCTCGAACGGCACAGCGGGCGCGAGACGATTCCACAGACGTTCGTCGACGGGGAGTTCATCGGCGGGAGCGACATCCTCGAACAGTTGGACGAACGCGGCGAACTCGCCGAAAAAGTCGGACGGGAATCGCCGTTCTGA